From the Helicobacter pylori genome, one window contains:
- a CDS encoding cystathionine gamma-synthase, translated as MRMQTKLIHGGISEDTTTGAVSVPIYQTSTYRQDAIGRHKGYEYSRSGNPTRFALEELIADLEGGVKGFAFASGLAGIHAVFSLLQSGDHVLLGDDVYGGTFRLFNKVLVKNGLSCTIIDTSDISQIKKAIKPNTKALYLETPSNPLLKITDLAQCASVAKAHGLLTIVDNTFATPYCQNPLLLGADIVAHSGTKYLGGHSDVVAGLVTTNNEALAQEIAFFQNAIGGVLGPQDSWLLQRGIKTLGLRMEAHQKNALCVAEFLEKHPKVERVYYPGLPTHPNHELAKAQMRGFSGMLSFTLKNDSEAALFVESLKLFILGESLGGVESLVGIPALMTHACIPKAQREAAGIKDGLVRLSVGIEHEQDLLEDLEQAFAKIS; from the coding sequence ATGCGCATGCAAACCAAATTAATCCATGGGGGCATTAGTGAGGACACGACAACGGGGGCGGTGAGCGTGCCTATTTATCAAACTTCCACCTACCGCCAAGACGCCATAGGCCGCCACAAGGGCTATGAATACTCTCGCTCAGGCAACCCCACGCGCTTTGCTTTAGAAGAGCTCATCGCCGATTTAGAAGGGGGGGTTAAGGGGTTCGCTTTCGCTTCTGGTTTAGCCGGGATCCACGCCGTTTTTTCCCTCTTGCAATCAGGCGATCATGTGTTATTGGGCGATGATGTTTATGGGGGGACTTTCCGCTTGTTTAATAAAGTGCTTGTCAAAAACGGGCTTTCTTGCACCATTATAGACACTAGCGACATATCCCAAATTAAAAAGGCTATCAAGCCCAACACCAAAGCCCTTTATTTAGAGACCCCTAGTAACCCCTTGCTTAAAATCACGGATTTAGCGCAATGCGCTAGTGTCGCTAAAGCTCATGGTTTGCTCACTATCGTGGATAACACCTTTGCCACCCCCTATTGCCAAAACCCGCTTCTTTTGGGGGCGGACATTGTGGCGCATAGCGGCACAAAATACTTAGGCGGGCATAGCGATGTGGTTGCCGGGCTTGTAACCACCAATAATGAAGCGCTAGCCCAAGAGATCGCTTTTTTTCAAAACGCTATCGGTGGGGTTTTAGGCCCTCAAGACAGTTGGCTGTTGCAAAGAGGGATTAAAACATTGGGATTGCGCATGGAAGCTCATCAAAAAAACGCCCTTTGCGTGGCTGAATTTTTAGAAAAACACCCTAAAGTGGAAAGGGTTTATTACCCAGGCCTACCCACCCACCCTAATCACGAGCTAGCCAAAGCCCAAATGCGTGGCTTTAGCGGGATGCTCTCTTTCACTCTCAAAAATGACAGCGAGGCGGCTCTTTTTGTAGAAAGCCTTAAATTATTCATTTTGGGCGAGAGTTTGGGCGGAGTGGAAAGTTTGGTGGGGATTCCAGCGTTAATGACCCATGCGTGTATCCCTAAAGCGCAACGAGAAGCTGCCGGAATCAAAGATGGTTTGGTGCGCTTGTCTGTGGGGATTGAGCATGAACAGGATTTGTTAGAAGATTTAGAGCAAGCGTTCGCTAAAATAAGCTAA
- a CDS encoding O-acetylserine-dependent cystathionine beta-synthase, whose product MILTAMQDAIGRTPIFKFTRKDYPIPLKSAIYAKLEHLNPGGSVKDRLGQYLIKEAFRTRKITSTTTIIEPTAGNTGIALALVAIKHHLKTIFVVPEKFSTEKQQIMRALGALVINTPTSEGISGAIKKSKELAESIPDSYLPLQFENPDNPAAYYHTLAPEIVQKLGTNLTSFVAGIGSGGTFAGTAKYLKERIPNIRLIGVEPEGSILNGGEPGPHEIEGIGVEFIPPFFANLDIDRFETISDEEGFSYTRKLAKKNGLLVGSSSGAAFAAALKEVQRLPEGSQVLTIFPDVADRYLSKGIYS is encoded by the coding sequence ATGATCCTTACCGCAATGCAAGACGCCATAGGCCGCACTCCCATTTTTAAATTCACCAGAAAGGATTACCCCATTCCCTTAAAGTCCGCCATTTACGCCAAACTAGAGCATCTAAACCCAGGAGGGAGCGTTAAAGACCGCTTAGGCCAATACCTCATAAAAGAAGCGTTTAGAACGCGCAAAATCACTTCCACAACGACCATCATTGAGCCTACCGCAGGCAATACCGGCATCGCTCTAGCTTTAGTGGCGATCAAGCACCATCTTAAAACCATCTTTGTTGTCCCGGAAAAATTCAGCACAGAAAAACAACAAATCATGAGAGCTTTGGGGGCTTTAGTGATCAACACGCCTACTAGTGAGGGGATTTCTGGTGCTATTAAAAAAAGTAAAGAGCTAGCCGAAAGTATCCCTGATAGCTATTTGCCCTTGCAATTTGAAAACCCTGATAATCCCGCAGCCTACTACCACACCCTAGCCCCTGAAATTGTCCAAAAATTAGGCACAAACCTTACGAGCTTTGTAGCTGGGATAGGGAGTGGTGGCACTTTTGCAGGCACGGCTAAGTATTTGAAAGAACGCATCCCTAACATTCGCTTGATTGGGGTGGAGCCGGAGGGTTCTATTTTGAATGGGGGAGAGCCTGGACCTCATGAGATTGAGGGCATTGGCGTGGAGTTCATCCCCCCTTTTTTCGCAAACTTGGATATTGATCGTTTTGAAACGATCTCAGATGAAGAGGGTTTTAGTTATACTAGGAAATTGGCTAAGAAAAACGGCTTATTAGTGGGGAGCTCTAGCGGTGCAGCTTTTGCGGCAGCCTTAAAAGAGGTGCAACGCCTCCCCGAAGGCAGCCAGGTTTTAACCATTTTCCCGGATGTTGCCGATCGTTATCTTTCTAAAGGTATTTATTCATGA
- the tlpB gene encoding methyl-accepting chemotaxis protein TlpB, which translates to MMFASVFASLGTRIMFVVLAALLGLGGLFIGFVKVMQKDVLAQLMEHLETGQYKKREKTLAYITKLLEQGIHGYYKSFDNATARKMVLDYFKRINDDKGMIYMVVVDKNGVVLFDPVNPKTVGQSGLGLQSVDGVYYVRGYLEAAKKGGGYTYYKMPKYDGGVPEKKFAYSHYDEVSQMVIAATSYYTDINTENQAITEGVGKVFNENTAKLFLWILTAMIALVVLTLIYAKLRIVKRIDELVLKINAFSHGDKDLRTKIDVGDRNDEISEVGRGVNLFVENARLIMEEIKGISTSNKTSMDKLVQIAQETQKSMKDSSTTLNSVKNKAMDVASMMNASIEQSQGLRKRLIETQGLVKESKDAIGDLFSQIIESAHTEEELSSQVEQLSRNADDVKSILDIINDIADQTNLLALNAAIEAARAGEHGRGFAVVADEVRNLAGRTQKSLAEINSTIMVIVQEINAVSSQMNLNSQKMERLSDMSKSVQETYEKMSSNLSSVVSDSNQSMDDYAKSGRQIEAMVSDFVGVEKVASKTLADSSDILNIATHVSGTTMNLDKQVNLFKT; encoded by the coding sequence ATGATGTTTGCTTCAGTATTTGCTTCGCTAGGGACTCGTATTATGTTTGTCGTGCTAGCCGCTCTTTTAGGTTTAGGGGGGCTTTTTATTGGTTTTGTAAAGGTTATGCAAAAAGATGTGTTAGCGCAACTCATGGAGCATTTAGAAACCGGGCAATACAAAAAGCGTGAAAAAACGCTCGCTTACATAACTAAGCTTCTTGAACAGGGCATTCATGGGTATTACAAAAGTTTTGACAATGCTACTGCAAGAAAAATGGTGTTGGATTATTTCAAGCGCATCAACGACGATAAGGGCATGATTTATATGGTGGTGGTGGATAAAAACGGGGTGGTATTATTTGATCCAGTCAATCCTAAAACCGTGGGCCAATCAGGGCTTGGCTTACAAAGCGTTGATGGGGTGTATTATGTTAGGGGGTATTTGGAAGCGGCTAAAAAAGGGGGAGGCTACACTTATTATAAAATGCCCAAATACGATGGGGGCGTGCCGGAGAAAAAATTCGCCTACTCGCATTATGATGAGGTGTCTCAAATGGTGATCGCAGCGACTTCTTACTACACTGACATTAACACCGAAAATCAAGCGATCACAGAAGGCGTGGGTAAGGTTTTTAATGAAAACACCGCAAAATTATTCCTTTGGATACTGACAGCGATGATAGCGTTAGTGGTTTTGACGCTCATATACGCTAAATTGAGGATCGTGAAACGCATTGATGAACTGGTCCTTAAAATCAACGCTTTTAGCCACGGGGATAAGGATTTGAGGACCAAAATTGATGTGGGTGATCGCAACGATGAAATCTCGGAAGTGGGCCGTGGGGTCAATTTGTTTGTGGAAAACGCCCGCTTGATTATGGAAGAGATTAAAGGGATTTCCACTTCCAATAAAACTTCAATGGATAAATTAGTCCAAATCGCGCAAGAAACCCAAAAGAGCATGAAAGATTCCTCAACCACCCTAAATTCCGTAAAAAATAAAGCCATGGATGTAGCGAGCATGATGAATGCTTCCATAGAGCAGTCTCAAGGGTTAAGGAAGCGTTTGATTGAAACGCAAGGGCTTGTCAAAGAGAGCAAGGATGCGATTGGGGATTTATTTTCTCAAATCATAGAGAGCGCGCACACTGAAGAGGAACTCTCTAGCCAAGTGGAGCAATTAAGCCGTAACGCTGATGATGTCAAATCCATTCTGGATATTATTAATGATATTGCCGATCAAACCAATCTTTTAGCCCTAAACGCTGCTATTGAAGCCGCAAGGGCTGGCGAGCATGGCAGAGGCTTTGCGGTGGTGGCTGATGAAGTCAGGAATTTAGCCGGGCGCACTCAAAAGTCCTTAGCCGAAATCAATTCCACTATCATGGTGATTGTCCAAGAAATCAACGCCGTGAGTTCGCAAATGAATCTCAATTCGCAAAAAATGGAACGCTTGAGCGACATGAGTAAAAGCGTGCAAGAAACTTACGAAAAAATGAGTTCTAATTTAAGCTCAGTCGTGTCAGACAGTAATCAAAGCATGGACGATTACGCCAAATCCGGACGCCAAATTGAAGCTATGGTAAGCGATTTTGTAGGAGTGGAAAAAGTGGCTTCTAAAACTTTAGCGGATTCTTCAGATATTTTAAATATCGCCACGCATGTGAGTGGAACGACCATGAATTTAGACAAACAAGTGAATTTGTTTAAAACTTAA
- a CDS encoding outer membrane beta-barrel protein produces MKTLFSIYLFLSLNPLFLEAKEITWSQFLENFKNKNEDDKPKPLTIDKNNEKQQILDKNQQILKRALEKSLKFFFIFGYNYSQATFSTSNQTLTLVANSIGFNTATGLEHFLRNHPKVGFRIFSVYNYFHSVSLSQPQILMVQNYGGALDFSWIFVDKKTYRFRSYLGIALEQGVLLVDTIKTGAITTIIPRTKKTFFQAPFRFGFIVDFIGYLSLQLGIEMPLVRNVSYIYNNHQERFKPRFNANLSLIVSF; encoded by the coding sequence TTGAAAACTCTGTTTAGTATTTATCTCTTTTTATCGTTGAACCCACTCTTTTTAGAAGCTAAAGAGATCACTTGGTCTCAATTCTTGGAAAATTTTAAAAACAAGAATGAAGACGACAAACCTAAACCCCTAACTATTGATAAAAACAATGAAAAACAGCAAATCCTAGACAAAAACCAGCAAATCCTAAAAAGGGCTTTAGAAAAAAGCCTTAAATTCTTTTTCATTTTTGGATACAACTATTCGCAAGCCACTTTTTCAACTTCCAATCAAACCTTGACTCTTGTAGCTAATAGCATAGGGTTTAATACCGCTACGGGCTTGGAGCATTTTTTAAGAAACCACCCTAAAGTCGGTTTTAGAATCTTTAGCGTCTATAACTATTTCCATTCTGTTTCGCTCTCTCAGCCTCAAATCCTAATGGTGCAAAATTACGGAGGCGCGTTAGATTTTTCTTGGATTTTTGTGGATAAAAAAACCTATCGCTTTAGGAGTTATTTAGGAATCGCTTTAGAGCAAGGGGTGTTATTAGTGGATACGATTAAAACCGGTGCGATCACGACCATCATTCCCAGAACCAAGAAAACCTTTTTCCAAGCCCCTTTCCGTTTTGGTTTTATCGTGGATTTTATCGGCTATTTGTCCTTGCAATTAGGGATTGAAATGCCTTTAGTGAGGAATGTTTCCTACATTTACAACAACCATCAAGAAAGATTCAAGCCACGATTTAACGCTAATCTTTCTTTAATCGTCTCGTTTTAG
- a CDS encoding glycosyltransferase family 2 protein, with translation MLKVSVITACFNSEKTIEDTILSVLHQTYKNIEYIIIDGASADSTLGIIQKYRDKIACVVSEKDKGIYDAMNKGIRRASGDIIALLNSDDFYIDEFVIEKVVHEFEKKHCDSVYADLVFVKPDRLEKVVRYYESGEFNPKTLLYGVVPAHPTLFVKKAIHERYGLYKTDYKISADFEMIIRLFVVQKISFSYLKEVLVVMRTGGVSASGFKSLLLRNKENIRACQENGIQANVFSMLLKYPRKVMGLFKREKGGTKTRRLKKD, from the coding sequence TTGTTAAAAGTTTCTGTGATCACGGCGTGTTTTAATAGCGAAAAAACCATTGAAGACACCATTCTTTCCGTGCTTCATCAAACTTATAAAAACATTGAATACATCATTATAGACGGGGCTAGCGCGGATAGCACTTTAGGAATCATTCAAAAATACAGAGACAAAATCGCTTGCGTGGTGAGTGAAAAGGATAAGGGCATTTATGACGCCATGAATAAGGGCATAAGGCGCGCGAGTGGGGATATTATCGCTTTATTGAATAGCGATGATTTTTATATTGATGAGTTTGTGATAGAAAAAGTGGTGCATGAGTTTGAAAAAAAGCATTGCGATAGCGTGTATGCGGATCTGGTTTTTGTCAAACCGGATCGTTTAGAAAAAGTGGTCCGTTATTATGAAAGCGGGGAGTTTAACCCTAAAACCTTGCTTTATGGCGTGGTGCCAGCCCACCCCACGCTTTTTGTCAAAAAAGCCATTCATGAACGCTACGGCTTATACAAAACCGATTATAAGATTTCAGCGGATTTTGAGATGATCATCCGCTTGTTTGTGGTGCAAAAAATAAGCTTTTCTTACTTGAAAGAAGTGTTAGTGGTGATGCGCACCGGGGGGGTTAGCGCAAGTGGGTTTAAAAGCCTTTTATTAAGGAATAAAGAAAACATAAGAGCATGCCAAGAAAACGGCATTCAAGCGAATGTTTTTTCCATGCTTTTAAAATACCCTAGGAAAGTGATGGGCTTGTTTAAAAGGGAAAAAGGGGGGACTAAAACGAGACGATTAAAGAAAGATTAG
- the dnaK gene encoding molecular chaperone DnaK, whose amino-acid sequence MGKVIGIDLGTTNSAMAVYEGNEAKIIANKEGKNTTPSIVAFTDKGEILVGESAKRQAVTNPEKTIYSIKRIMGLMFNEDKAKEAEKRLPYKIVDRNGACAIEISGKIYTPQEISAKILMKLKEDAESYLGESVTEAVITVPAYFNDSQRKATKEAGTIAGLNVLRIINEPTSAALAYGLDKKESEKIMVYDLGGGTFDVTVLETGDNVVEVLATGGDAFLGGDDFDNRVIDFLAAEFKSETGIEIKNDVMALQRLKEAAENAKKELSSAMETEINLPFITADATGPKHLVKKLTRAKFESLTEDLMEETISKIESVIKDAGLTKNEISEVVMVGGSTRIPKVQERVKAFINKELNKSVNPDEVVAVGASIQGGVLKGDVKDVLLLDVTPLSLGIETLGGVMTKVIDRGTTVPAKKSQVFSTAEDNQPAVSIMVLQGERELARDNKSLGKFDLQGIAPAPRGVPQIEVTFDIDANGILTVSAQDKNTGKSQEIKISGSSGLSDSEIEKMVKDAELHKEEDARKKEVIEARNHADSLAHQTQKSLDEHKANLNENDANEIQNAINALKDCIKNDNATKAELEDKTKALAQAAQKLGEAMANKNNAEQPKKKDDDVIDAEVE is encoded by the coding sequence ATGGGAAAAGTTATTGGAATTGATTTAGGGACAACCAACTCCGCAATGGCGGTTTATGAAGGCAATGAAGCGAAGATTATTGCGAATAAAGAGGGTAAAAACACCACTCCTTCTATTGTAGCCTTTACGGATAAGGGCGAGATTTTAGTGGGCGAGAGCGCCAAAAGACAAGCGGTTACTAACCCAGAAAAAACCATTTATTCTATTAAAAGAATCATGGGCTTGATGTTTAATGAAGATAAGGCTAAAGAAGCTGAAAAACGCTTGCCTTATAAGATTGTGGATAGGAATGGGGCTTGCGCGATTGAGATTTCAGGTAAAATTTATACCCCTCAAGAAATTTCAGCCAAAATTTTAATGAAGCTCAAAGAAGACGCTGAAAGTTATTTGGGCGAAAGCGTTACGGAAGCGGTTATCACGGTTCCTGCTTATTTTAACGACAGCCAAAGGAAGGCGACTAAAGAAGCCGGCACGATTGCAGGGCTTAACGTTTTAAGGATCATCAATGAGCCTACCAGCGCGGCGTTAGCTTACGGCTTGGATAAAAAAGAGAGCGAAAAAATCATGGTTTATGATTTGGGTGGGGGGACTTTTGACGTTACCGTGTTAGAAACAGGCGATAATGTCGTGGAAGTTTTAGCCACAGGGGGCGATGCGTTTTTGGGGGGCGATGATTTTGACAATCGTGTGATCGATTTCTTAGCGGCTGAGTTTAAAAGTGAAACGGGCATTGAGATTAAAAACGATGTGATGGCGTTGCAACGCCTGAAAGAAGCGGCTGAAAACGCTAAAAAAGAACTAAGCTCTGCGATGGAGACTGAAATCAATTTGCCCTTTATCACCGCAGACGCTACCGGGCCTAAACACTTGGTTAAAAAACTCACTAGGGCTAAATTTGAAAGCTTGACAGAAGATCTCATGGAAGAAACGATTTCTAAAATTGAAAGCGTGATTAAAGACGCGGGGCTAACCAAAAATGAGATTTCAGAAGTGGTGATGGTGGGAGGCTCTACTCGTATCCCTAAAGTCCAAGAAAGGGTGAAAGCGTTTATTAATAAAGAGTTGAATAAAAGCGTGAATCCTGATGAGGTCGTAGCGGTGGGAGCGAGCATTCAAGGGGGCGTGTTAAAAGGCGATGTGAAAGATGTGCTTTTATTAGACGTTACGCCCTTAAGCCTTGGGATTGAAACTTTAGGGGGCGTGATGACTAAAGTGATTGATAGAGGCACGACTGTTCCTGCGAAAAAATCTCAAGTGTTCTCAACCGCTGAAGACAACCAGCCCGCTGTGTCTATCATGGTTTTACAAGGCGAAAGGGAATTGGCAAGGGATAATAAATCTTTGGGTAAATTTGATTTGCAAGGCATCGCGCCAGCTCCAAGGGGCGTGCCGCAAATTGAAGTAACCTTTGATATTGACGCTAACGGGATTTTAACCGTGTCAGCGCAAGATAAAAATACCGGCAAAAGCCAAGAGATTAAAATTTCTGGCTCTAGCGGGTTGTCTGATAGCGAAATTGAAAAAATGGTTAAAGACGCTGAATTGCACAAAGAAGAAGACGCCAGGAAGAAAGAAGTGATTGAAGCGAGAAACCATGCCGATAGTTTGGCGCACCAAACCCAAAAGAGCCTTGATGAGCATAAGGCGAATTTGAATGAAAACGACGCTAATGAGATCCAAAACGCCATTAACGCCCTTAAAGATTGCATCAAAAACGATAACGCTACTAAAGCGGAGCTTGAAGACAAAACCAAAGCGTTAGCGCAAGCGGCTCAAAAACTAGGCGAAGCCATGGCGAATAAAAACAACGCCGAGCAGCCCAAGAAAAAAGACGATGATGTGATTGATGCGGAAGTGGAGTGA
- a CDS encoding S-ribosylhomocysteine lyase, translated as MKMNVESFNLDHTKVKAPYVRVADRKKGANGDVIVKYDVRFKQPNQDHMDMPSLHSLEHLVAEIIRNHANYIVDWSPMGCQTGFYLTVLNHDNYTEILEVLEKTMQDVLKAKEVPASNEKQCGWAANHTLEGAQNLARAFLDKRAEWSEVGV; from the coding sequence ATGAAAATGAATGTAGAGAGTTTCAATTTGGATCACACTAAAGTCAAAGCCCCTTATGTGCGTGTCGCTGATCGCAAAAAGGGCGCTAATGGGGATGTGATTGTCAAATACGATGTGCGCTTCAAGCAGCCCAACCAAGATCACATGGACATGCCTAGCCTGCACTCTTTAGAGCATTTAGTCGCTGAAATCATCCGTAACCATGCCAATTATATCGTGGATTGGTCGCCTATGGGTTGCCAAACGGGGTTTTATCTCACGGTGCTAAACCATGACAATTACACAGAGATTTTAGAGGTTTTAGAAAAGACGATGCAAGACGTGTTAAAGGCTAAAGAAGTGCCTGCCAGCAATGAAAAGCAATGCGGTTGGGCGGCTAACCACACTTTAGAGGGTGCGCAGAATTTAGCGCGCGCTTTTTTGGACAAACGCGCTGAGTGGTCTGAAGTGGGGGTTTGA
- a CDS encoding bifunctional metallophosphatase/5'-nucleotidase, whose amino-acid sequence MVLSISAKEVKIVFLETSDIHGRLFSYDYAVGEQKPNNGLTRIATLIKKQRAENKNVVLIDSGDLLQGNSAELFNNEPVHPLVRAENDLKFDVRVLGNHEFNFSKDFLEKNIKGFNGDVVNANIIKIADNKPFVKPYVIKKIDGVRVAVVGFLVPHVPTWEASTPEHFAGLEFLDAEEALKKTLKELKGKYDILIGAFHLGREDEKGGDGIPDLAKKFPQFDIIFAGHEHAVYNTKVGKVHTIEPGAYGAYLAKGVVVFDTQTKKKTITTENLPTKDAPEDEELAKKYEYVDKKSKEYANEVVGEVTKTFIDRPDFITGEEKITTMPTAALQETPVIELINKVQKYYAKADVSAAALFNFGANLKKGPFKRKDVAYIYKFANTLIGVRITGENLLKYMEWSYKFYNQLQPGDLTISFNENVRGYNFDMFSGVKYQVDVTKPAGQRIINPTINGKPIDPKAVYKLAINNYRFGTLSTTLKLVTDADRYYDSYDALQDNGQIRDLIIKYITEKKGSKVTPELEHNWEIINYDFKNPLLEKLAEKLKEGSIKIPTSKDGRTLNVKSIKESEVE is encoded by the coding sequence CTGGTGCTTTCAATATCTGCAAAAGAAGTCAAAATCGTGTTTTTAGAAACTTCAGACATTCATGGGCGGCTTTTTTCGTATGATTATGCGGTGGGGGAGCAAAAACCCAATAACGGCTTGACAAGGATTGCGACTTTAATCAAAAAGCAGAGGGCTGAAAATAAAAACGTGGTTTTGATTGACAGCGGGGATTTGTTGCAAGGCAATAGCGCGGAGTTGTTTAATAATGAGCCTGTTCACCCGCTAGTTAGAGCCGAAAACGATTTGAAATTTGATGTTCGTGTGCTTGGCAATCATGAGTTTAACTTCAGTAAAGATTTTTTAGAAAAGAATATTAAGGGGTTTAATGGCGATGTCGTGAATGCGAATATCATTAAAATTGCGGACAATAAGCCGTTTGTAAAACCTTATGTGATTAAAAAAATTGATGGCGTGAGGGTGGCGGTTGTGGGGTTTTTGGTGCCGCATGTCCCAACTTGGGAGGCCTCTACGCCTGAACATTTTGCGGGCTTGGAGTTTTTGGACGCTGAAGAAGCGCTAAAAAAGACCTTGAAAGAGTTAAAAGGGAAGTATGACATTTTGATTGGCGCTTTTCACTTGGGGCGAGAAGATGAGAAAGGTGGCGACGGGATACCGGATTTGGCGAAAAAATTCCCGCAATTTGACATCATTTTTGCTGGGCATGAGCATGCGGTTTATAACACCAAAGTGGGAAAGGTGCATACCATTGAGCCTGGAGCGTATGGGGCTTATCTGGCAAAAGGCGTGGTGGTGTTTGACACCCAAACGAAGAAAAAAACCATAACGACTGAAAATTTACCCACAAAAGATGCGCCAGAAGATGAAGAATTGGCGAAAAAATACGAATATGTGGATAAAAAATCAAAAGAATACGCTAACGAAGTGGTCGGCGAAGTGACAAAAACCTTTATTGACAGGCCTGATTTTATCACAGGAGAAGAAAAAATCACCACGATGCCAACCGCCGCCTTGCAAGAAACACCGGTGATAGAATTGATCAACAAGGTCCAAAAATATTACGCAAAAGCCGATGTTTCAGCGGCAGCCTTATTCAATTTTGGGGCGAATTTGAAAAAAGGGCCTTTCAAAAGGAAAGATGTCGCCTACATTTATAAATTCGCTAATACGCTCATTGGGGTGCGTATCACGGGTGAAAATCTGTTGAAATACATGGAATGGTCATATAAATTTTACAACCAATTGCAACCGGGCGATTTGACGATCAGTTTTAATGAAAATGTTCGTGGCTATAATTTTGATATGTTTTCTGGCGTGAAATACCAAGTTGATGTTACCAAACCCGCCGGGCAAAGAATCATTAATCCGACAATTAACGGAAAACCCATTGACCCTAAAGCGGTCTATAAATTAGCGATCAACAATTACCGATTCGGGACATTATCCACGACTTTAAAATTGGTTACGGACGCTGATAGGTATTATGATTCTTACGATGCATTGCAAGATAACGGGCAAATACGGGATTTGATTATTAAATACATCACTGAAAAAAAAGGCTCAAAAGTAACGCCTGAACTGGAACATAACTGGGAAATCATCAACTACGATTTCAAAAACCCGTTGTTGGAAAAATTGGCAGAAAAATTAAAAGAGGGGAGCATCAAAATCCCCACTTCAAAAGACGGGAGGACTTTGAACGTCAAATCCATTAAGGAAAGTGAAGTTGAATAA
- a CDS encoding epoxyqueuosine reductase QueH, whose product MLIHICCSVDNLYFLKKAKEAFVGEKIVGFFYNPNIHPYSEYLLRLEDVKRTCEMLEIELLEGEYELEKFLDKAKGKELLGEKSERCFECFDLRLEASALKAFELGEERFTTTLLTSPKKDPNQLIAKGQHIAQRHNLEFVVFRNDNFEHFKSELDLNLQALARENELYRQNYCGCQFALKIQKESQNRSPFELYSPLKRQILPASIEERTQVFRELDAAKKDANKPFLAQKTIATYRLLNGGVWLSKNSNPLNCCILARSKSKAKVRINDLRWVFSQRLSALVGYSQRDETLFLTLEGLNTLMAKNYDTLKELNLNPLSYEEELSLRALVSGSESVNPIIVLEERTEKTLFVEIKSIFQEEKVFYLL is encoded by the coding sequence ATGCTCATTCATATTTGTTGCTCGGTGGATAACCTGTATTTTTTAAAAAAGGCTAAAGAGGCTTTTGTGGGTGAAAAAATTGTAGGGTTTTTTTATAACCCCAATATCCACCCTTATAGCGAATACTTGTTGCGTTTAGAAGACGTGAAACGCACTTGCGAGATGCTAGAAATTGAATTGCTTGAGGGCGAATATGAATTAGAAAAATTTTTAGACAAAGCTAAGGGTAAGGAATTGTTAGGGGAAAAAAGCGAACGCTGTTTTGAATGCTTTGACTTACGCTTAGAAGCGAGCGCGTTGAAAGCCTTTGAATTAGGGGAAGAAAGATTCACCACCACCTTACTCACAAGCCCTAAAAAAGACCCTAACCAGCTCATCGCTAAGGGACAGCACATCGCGCAAAGGCACAATTTGGAATTTGTTGTGTTTAGAAACGATAACTTTGAACATTTTAAGAGCGAGTTGGATTTGAACTTGCAAGCTTTGGCGAGAGAAAACGAGCTTTATAGGCAAAATTATTGCGGTTGCCAATTCGCTTTAAAAATCCAAAAAGAGTCCCAAAACAGAAGCCCCTTTGAGCTTTACTCGCCTTTAAAACGCCAGATTTTACCCGCAAGTATTGAAGAAAGGACGCAAGTTTTTAGAGAACTAGACGCAGCTAAAAAGGACGCTAATAAGCCTTTTTTAGCCCAAAAAACGATCGCAACTTACCGCTTATTAAATGGGGGCGTGTGGCTTTCTAAAAATTCAAACCCTTTGAATTGCTGCATTCTAGCACGCTCTAAAAGCAAGGCTAAGGTTAGGATCAACGATTTAAGGTGGGTTTTTTCTCAGCGTTTGAGCGCGCTAGTGGGCTATAGCCAAAGAGATGAAACCCTGTTTTTAACTTTAGAGGGCCTTAATACCCTTATGGCAAAAAACTACGATACTTTAAAAGAGTTAAACCTTAACCCCTTAAGTTATGAAGAAGAGTTGTCTTTAAGGGCGTTAGTGAGCGGGAGTGAGAGCGTTAACCCTATTATCGTGCTAGAAGAACGCACAGAAAAAACCCTTTTTGTAGAAATTAAAAGCATTTTTCAAGAAGAAAAGGTGTTTTATTTGCTCTAA